Proteins from a genomic interval of Polaribacter sejongensis:
- a CDS encoding chondroitinase-B domain-containing protein — protein sequence MNKKYFLAALLLLITQISTSQTTYNIDDPEDVRNVLYEAGDVIILKNGTYDTDERIRFLGSGTAENPVTLRAETPGGVIFTRGPRLTIGGETEDGVKVATGEYLVVDGFHWKGGYGASNFIEFRNGYDLAHHSTIQNCVIDGLQIEPDDLADDIEDGSITKHRWIVLFGTYNTVINCSFFNKSSAGAIVLAEYAYNAWAPPYDEPEDGEPDNGFESINTRCDLVGHKIMNNYFYNFEKMDASKSNAGDSETIRIGTSEYQNINSGAIVSNNYFVQADGENEIITNKSKNNTYTNNTFRRSRGSLVLRHGSNATVDGNYFLGEGVDGTGGIRITDSDHTITNNYIQDCVTVLDQAKWNNGITFIGGSDNNSVDCTATGVSNGYQKTENIIVSNNSIVNTNAPLFYNTDKGSTDPTGTVSNNLIYFAANNPNITNLISGDTETSYTNLGTKLTYTGNVYTGTSLGETNEGFSEETGVTATTDGEIFKFSGTGADGKGADMGAYRPATDDMVGHGIGACFADNLGNNILDGDCTIEVIESLTVSSMPSFTAAAGSNDVSVNANVSWTAVSNNDWISIDITSGSGNATVSVTVTKNTETTNRTGSVTFTQDAGGDDIVRTLNITQEGADLTDLYKLINTGTGLATDKVTIHSFSKENSSKSEFATNSLDKDLDTEWTADDGSIISGDYKGDGEYVIYDLGSSQTLNLIQFNTTNKSDAFGFQIYVSNTGTDADDFSKILPTSGDLLLTAISTTEFNQYQVSTEARYVKLVGFGRFNSTADKRESAWTAITEIEFYGSSNLGINDFSSAEELGLEFYPNPITNNMLYINRASTDFNTVKVYSILGTKILETKLENNNAIGKVDVSSLNAGLYFIEVNNGKQKAVKKILIAK from the coding sequence ATGAACAAAAAGTATTTTTTAGCAGCACTACTTTTATTAATCACACAAATTTCTACCTCCCAGACGACGTATAACATTGACGATCCGGAAGACGTAAGAAATGTACTCTACGAAGCCGGAGATGTCATTATTTTAAAAAATGGAACTTATGATACAGACGAAAGAATAAGGTTTCTGGGATCTGGTACTGCAGAAAACCCTGTTACTTTAAGAGCTGAAACTCCTGGTGGTGTAATTTTTACCAGAGGACCTAGATTAACTATCGGCGGTGAAACAGAAGACGGTGTAAAAGTTGCTACTGGTGAATATCTAGTAGTAGATGGTTTTCATTGGAAAGGAGGTTACGGAGCTAGTAACTTTATAGAATTTAGAAATGGTTACGACCTTGCGCATCATAGTACAATTCAGAACTGTGTAATTGATGGTTTACAGATAGAACCAGATGATCTTGCTGATGATATAGAAGATGGATCGATTACAAAACATAGATGGATCGTTTTATTCGGAACTTATAATACCGTAATTAATTGTTCTTTTTTTAATAAATCTAGTGCAGGTGCAATTGTATTAGCAGAGTACGCCTATAATGCTTGGGCACCTCCTTATGATGAACCAGAAGACGGTGAACCAGATAATGGGTTTGAATCCATAAATACTCGTTGTGATTTAGTAGGACATAAAATTATGAATAACTATTTCTATAATTTTGAAAAAATGGATGCTAGTAAAAGTAATGCTGGAGATAGTGAAACGATTCGTATTGGTACCAGTGAATATCAAAATATAAATAGTGGCGCTATTGTTAGTAATAACTATTTTGTACAAGCCGATGGTGAAAATGAAATTATTACAAATAAAAGTAAAAACAATACGTACACAAACAATACATTTAGAAGATCTAGAGGCTCGTTAGTACTTAGACATGGCTCTAATGCAACTGTAGATGGCAATTACTTTTTAGGAGAAGGAGTTGACGGTACTGGTGGAATTAGAATAACAGATAGCGACCATACAATTACCAACAACTATATTCAAGATTGTGTTACAGTTCTTGATCAAGCTAAATGGAATAATGGAATAACATTTATAGGAGGATCTGATAATAACTCTGTTGATTGTACTGCTACAGGTGTATCTAATGGATACCAAAAAACTGAAAATATTATTGTTTCTAATAATTCAATTGTAAATACAAATGCTCCTTTATTTTATAACACAGATAAAGGATCGACAGATCCAACAGGAACAGTTTCAAATAACTTAATTTATTTCGCGGCTAATAACCCGAATATAACAAATCTTATTTCTGGCGACACTGAAACTTCTTACACAAATTTAGGTACAAAATTAACCTACACCGGAAACGTATATACAGGTACAAGTTTAGGCGAAACCAATGAAGGTTTTTCTGAAGAAACAGGAGTTACAGCTACAACAGATGGCGAGATTTTTAAGTTTTCAGGAACAGGTGCTGATGGAAAAGGAGCTGATATGGGAGCTTATAGACCAGCAACAGATGATATGGTTGGACATGGAATTGGGGCTTGTTTTGCTGATAATTTAGGAAATAATATTCTTGATGGTGATTGTACAATTGAGGTAATTGAATCTTTAACAGTAAGTAGCATGCCTTCATTTACTGCAGCCGCAGGAAGCAATGATGTTTCTGTAAATGCGAACGTTAGCTGGACAGCAGTATCTAATAATGATTGGATTTCTATTGATATTACTTCTGGTAGCGGCAACGCCACTGTTTCCGTTACAGTAACAAAAAACACAGAAACTACAAACAGAACCGGTTCGGTAACTTTTACACAAGATGCTGGAGGAGATGATATTGTAAGAACTTTAAATATTACGCAAGAAGGTGCAGATTTAACGGATTTGTACAAGTTAATCAATACAGGAACCGGATTAGCTACAGATAAAGTAACCATACATTCTTTTTCTAAAGAAAATAGCTCTAAAAGTGAGTTTGCTACTAATTCCTTAGACAAAGATTTAGATACAGAATGGACCGCAGATGACGGTAGTATTATCTCTGGAGATTACAAAGGTGATGGAGAATATGTTATTTACGATTTAGGAAGTTCACAAACTTTAAATTTAATTCAGTTTAACACCACCAATAAATCAGACGCATTTGGATTTCAAATATACGTCTCTAACACAGGAACAGATGCTGATGATTTTTCTAAGATACTACCTACTTCAGGTGATTTACTGTTAACAGCTATAAGCACTACAGAATTTAATCAATATCAAGTAAGTACAGAAGCGCGTTATGTTAAATTAGTAGGTTTCGGACGATTTAATAGTACTGCAGATAAAAGAGAAAGTGCTTGGACAGCCATTACGGAAATAGAGTTTTATGGTTCTTCTAATTTAGGAATAAATGATTTTTCTTCAGCAGAAGAGCTAGGTTTAGAGTTTTATCCAAACCCTATCACTAATAATATGTTATACATCAATAGAGCTTCAACAGATTTTAACACAGTTAAAGTATACTCTATTTTAGGAACTAAAATTTTAGAAACTAAATTAGAAAACAATAATGCTATAGGTAAGGTAGATGTATCTTCTTTAAATGCAGGTTTGTATTTTATTGAAGTAAATAACGGAAAACAAAAAGCAGTTAAAAAAATACTAATTGCAAAATAA
- a CDS encoding DUF5103 domain-containing protein has protein sequence MYKKLLITVSILFCLNSFSQNIKSIQLRPLQENNFSAIVPLGTVLELSFDDLDADSKDYQYKIEHMTHDWEPSRMSSSQYINGFDQNTIIEVTNSFNTLQSYSHYSVQIPNVNTVITKSGNYLLSVLNSYDELMFTRRFVLYENATTVGVSVERSRNTKTLNTQQTVQFSITHPNIQINNPSQEINVVILKNNNWNEKITDLQPTFFKPNQLLYTYTNKTNFWGGNEYLNFDNKIIRNNSLNVVKVIKEDVFHHYLYPYTFNQFNEYKYNPDINGQFVVRTIEADDSRTEADYAMMHFSVLADEPIANKDLYVYGAFNDFNITEENRMEYNSKEKYYAANMLLKQGFYNYTFVTLDTNGNVNTNDILGTFYETENEYTVIVYYKPFGSFYERVIGIGTGYFNQNR, from the coding sequence ATGTATAAAAAGCTTCTAATCACTGTTTCAATCCTATTTTGCCTAAACTCTTTTTCGCAAAACATAAAATCTATTCAGTTAAGACCATTGCAAGAAAACAACTTTTCTGCCATTGTTCCTTTAGGCACTGTATTAGAATTATCTTTTGATGATTTAGATGCAGATAGTAAAGATTATCAATACAAAATAGAACACATGACGCATGATTGGGAACCTAGCAGAATGTCTTCTAGCCAATACATTAATGGTTTTGACCAAAATACCATTATAGAAGTAACCAATTCTTTTAACACATTACAAAGTTACTCCCATTACTCTGTACAAATACCGAATGTAAATACCGTAATTACCAAAAGTGGAAACTACCTTTTATCTGTTTTAAATAGTTATGACGAGCTTATGTTTACAAGACGTTTTGTTTTATACGAAAATGCCACAACAGTTGGTGTATCCGTAGAAAGAAGTAGAAATACAAAAACATTAAACACACAACAAACGGTTCAGTTTTCTATAACGCATCCAAACATACAGATAAACAACCCTAGCCAAGAAATAAATGTTGTCATTCTAAAAAATAATAATTGGAATGAAAAAATAACAGACTTACAACCTACGTTTTTTAAACCTAATCAATTATTATATACGTACACCAACAAAACTAATTTTTGGGGAGGAAATGAGTACCTCAATTTCGATAATAAAATTATTAGAAATAATAGTTTAAACGTAGTTAAAGTTATAAAGGAAGATGTTTTTCATCATTATTTATATCCTTATACATTTAATCAATTTAACGAATACAAATACAACCCAGATATTAACGGACAATTTGTGGTTAGAACTATAGAAGCAGATGATTCTAGAACGGAAGCTGATTATGCAATGATGCACTTTTCTGTTTTAGCTGATGAACCTATTGCTAATAAAGATCTTTATGTTTACGGTGCTTTTAATGATTTTAATATTACAGAAGAAAACAGAATGGAGTATAATTCTAAGGAAAAATACTATGCTGCAAATATGCTTTTAAAACAAGGTTTTTATAATTACACTTTTGTTACTTTAGATACTAATGGAAATGTAAATACAAATGATATATTGGGCACATTTTATGAAACCGAAAATGAATACACTGTAATTGTTTATTACAAACCTTTTGGTAGTTTTTATGAACGTGTAATTGGTATAGGAACTGGTTATTTCAATCAGAATAGGTAA
- a CDS encoding DUF3667 domain-containing protein, giving the protein MFNFDAKFWKTLIPLLIRPGEVSKNYIAGKRQRYSNPFKFYLTVSVIFFLIIGITDSYNDFNNFRNGKNPNNTDIFNAINLNLKEDQKKDSILNLKETDSTLTAIKDTISKMPFLKVGGKEIKIVKMLKFQKQHPNLYVDDALDSLKIDKSFSNKFWYSRSQLINTIYTDSTVSKKLKKQFLSYSSIALFILLPLFTLFLKFIYIRSKFTYVEHLIFVFHTQTLFFLLLSIFYILNIFIETDSYTGLFLLLFLLYLFLAMKNFYEQSFIKTLFKYVFANVLFMIFTSLGVVFISFIAFALF; this is encoded by the coding sequence TTGTTTAATTTTGATGCTAAATTTTGGAAAACATTAATCCCACTTTTAATAAGACCTGGAGAAGTTTCTAAAAATTACATTGCAGGGAAAAGACAACGCTATTCTAACCCTTTTAAATTCTACTTAACTGTTTCTGTTATCTTCTTTTTAATTATAGGTATTACAGATAGCTATAACGATTTTAATAATTTTAGAAATGGAAAAAACCCGAACAATACGGATATTTTTAATGCTATAAACCTCAATTTAAAAGAAGATCAAAAAAAGGATTCTATCTTAAATTTAAAAGAAACAGATTCCACATTAACCGCTATTAAAGATACTATTTCTAAAATGCCATTCCTTAAAGTTGGTGGCAAAGAAATAAAAATAGTTAAAATGCTGAAGTTTCAAAAACAGCACCCTAACCTGTATGTAGATGATGCTTTAGATAGTTTAAAAATAGATAAAAGTTTTTCAAATAAATTTTGGTATTCTAGGTCTCAGTTAATAAATACTATTTATACAGATAGCACAGTTTCCAAAAAGTTAAAAAAGCAATTTCTTTCTTACTCTTCAATTGCGTTATTTATACTATTACCCTTATTTACACTCTTTTTAAAATTTATTTACATACGAAGTAAGTTTACCTATGTAGAACATTTAATATTTGTTTTCCATACGCAAACCCTCTTTTTCTTGCTACTTTCAATTTTTTATATTCTAAACATCTTTATAGAAACAGACAGTTATACAGGTTTATTTTTATTGCTTTTTTTATTGTATTTATTTTTAGCAATGAAAAACTTCTACGAACAAAGCTTTATTAAAACATTATTTAAATACGTATTTGCAAATGTTTTATTTATGATTTTTACTTCACTAGGCGTTGTTTTTATTTCCTTTATTGCTTTTGCATTATTTTAG
- a CDS encoding Na(+)-translocating NADH-quinone reductase subunit A, translated as MSKDIRIKKGLDIKLIGAAEKTTKEVSLSSIYAVKPEDFHGITPKLVAKEGAEVKAGEVLFYSKSDERILFPSPVSGKVVEVIRGARRKVLAVKISADTTQEYKDFGAKDADKMSAEEVKNHLFASGCWPFVKQRPFDVVANPNQAPKAIFVSGYASAPLAADLDFTLAGKEAELQAAITAVSKLTEGKVHVSVGANSNSPLANIKGIELHKVSGPHPSGNVSTLIANIDPINKGEVVWVVTPQDLIVIGELLLTGKYNATRTVALTGSKFSNPQYVTVIAGATIADVTAGNLVNDNTRIISGNVLSGKQVKEADSLGYYDNQITAIPEGDDYELFGWNKPVFNKISTSRALTFSWLTPKKKYDLNTNTNGEHRAFVVTGSYENVFPLDIYPMQLLKACMYKDLDEMEALGGYEVAPEDFALTEFICVSKQPHQKIIREGLDLMREELG; from the coding sequence ATGTCAAAAGACATTCGTATTAAAAAAGGCTTAGATATTAAGCTTATTGGCGCTGCAGAAAAAACGACTAAAGAGGTTTCTTTAAGTAGTATTTATGCGGTTAAGCCAGAAGACTTTCACGGAATTACACCTAAACTTGTTGCCAAAGAAGGAGCAGAAGTAAAAGCAGGAGAAGTACTTTTTTATTCAAAAAGTGACGAACGCATTTTATTTCCTAGTCCTGTTTCTGGTAAAGTAGTAGAGGTTATACGTGGAGCAAGAAGAAAAGTATTAGCAGTTAAAATTTCTGCAGACACAACACAAGAATATAAAGATTTCGGGGCTAAAGATGCAGATAAAATGTCTGCAGAAGAAGTTAAGAATCATTTATTTGCTTCTGGTTGTTGGCCATTTGTAAAACAACGTCCTTTTGATGTTGTTGCAAATCCAAACCAAGCACCTAAAGCTATTTTTGTTTCTGGGTATGCAAGTGCGCCTTTAGCAGCAGATTTAGATTTTACTTTAGCAGGTAAAGAAGCCGAATTGCAAGCAGCAATTACAGCGGTTTCTAAACTTACTGAAGGTAAAGTGCATGTTTCTGTAGGAGCCAATTCTAACTCACCTTTAGCTAACATAAAAGGAATAGAATTACATAAGGTTTCTGGTCCGCATCCTTCTGGGAATGTGAGTACTTTAATTGCAAATATAGATCCTATTAACAAAGGAGAAGTTGTTTGGGTAGTTACACCACAAGACTTAATTGTTATTGGAGAATTACTTTTAACAGGTAAGTATAATGCAACTAGAACGGTAGCTTTAACAGGTTCTAAATTTAGCAATCCACAATATGTAACTGTTATTGCAGGAGCAACTATTGCAGATGTTACTGCTGGGAATTTAGTAAATGATAATACAAGAATTATTAGTGGAAACGTACTTTCTGGAAAGCAAGTAAAAGAAGCAGATTCTCTAGGGTATTATGACAATCAGATTACTGCAATTCCAGAAGGAGATGATTATGAATTATTTGGTTGGAACAAACCAGTTTTTAATAAAATATCTACATCTAGAGCATTAACTTTTTCTTGGCTAACACCAAAGAAAAAATACGATTTAAATACAAACACAAACGGAGAGCATAGAGCATTTGTTGTAACAGGTTCTTACGAAAATGTTTTTCCTTTAGATATTTATCCAATGCAATTGTTAAAAGCATGTATGTATAAAGATTTAGATGAAATGGAAGCTTTAGGAGGTTACGAAGTAGCTCCAGAAGATTTTGCACTAACAGAATTTATTTGTGTATCTAAACAACCTCACCAGAAAATAATACGTGAAGGTTTAGATTTAATGAGAGAAGAATTAGGATAA
- a CDS encoding sigma-54-dependent transcriptional regulator, giving the protein MKEILLVEDDVAFSEMLKQFLKRHKYVVEVSYNIKNALQQLEKKNYDLVFTDLRLPDGDGIALLKQIKLSKKATPVVLMTSYAEVSTAVQAMKQGAFDYISKPFNPTEVLEVISNALEEKADDAAEHQQKQQKEAKQEKENSNTDTGFVKGISSSSKVLDEYISLVAPINMSVLVTGESGTGKEVVAKTIHLQSPRHNKPFIAVDCGAIPREIASSEFFGHKKGSFTGANEDKIGHFESANGGTLFLDEVGNLSYENQIQLLRALQERRIKPVGSSKEINVDIRLITATNEDLLLAVEKGDFREDLYHRLNEFSIKVPNLKDRKDDLILYADFFLNKANKQLNKSVIGFSKKVLTIFQNYQWPGNLRELSNVIKRATLLTKTEVIDVDVLPSELTKVKENTVSSNKFSTKENEKVLIISALEEAGNNKTQAAKLLNVTRKTLYNKMKEYDLN; this is encoded by the coding sequence ATGAAGGAGATTTTATTAGTTGAAGATGATGTAGCATTTTCAGAAATGTTGAAGCAGTTTCTTAAACGACATAAGTATGTTGTAGAGGTGAGTTATAATATAAAAAATGCTTTACAACAGTTAGAAAAGAAGAATTACGATTTAGTTTTTACAGATTTACGTCTTCCTGATGGTGATGGAATTGCCTTGTTAAAGCAAATAAAACTTAGTAAAAAGGCTACTCCGGTAGTTTTAATGACTAGTTATGCAGAGGTTTCTACAGCTGTACAAGCAATGAAACAAGGAGCTTTTGATTATATTTCGAAACCTTTTAACCCAACTGAGGTCTTAGAAGTTATTAGCAATGCTTTAGAAGAAAAAGCAGATGATGCTGCCGAACATCAACAAAAACAGCAAAAAGAGGCGAAGCAAGAAAAAGAAAATAGTAATACAGATACTGGTTTTGTAAAAGGTATTAGTAGTTCTTCTAAAGTTCTTGATGAGTATATCTCTCTTGTAGCTCCTATTAATATGTCTGTGCTGGTTACAGGTGAAAGTGGTACAGGAAAAGAGGTGGTTGCAAAAACAATTCATTTACAGAGTCCTAGGCATAACAAACCATTTATAGCGGTAGATTGCGGTGCAATACCTAGGGAAATAGCTTCTAGTGAGTTTTTCGGACATAAAAAAGGTTCTTTTACAGGTGCTAATGAGGATAAGATTGGGCATTTTGAATCTGCAAATGGAGGGACTCTTTTTTTAGATGAAGTAGGTAATTTGTCTTATGAAAATCAAATACAACTGTTACGTGCTTTGCAAGAAAGAAGAATTAAACCGGTTGGAAGTAGTAAAGAAATTAATGTTGATATTCGTTTGATTACCGCAACAAATGAAGATTTGCTTTTGGCGGTTGAAAAAGGTGATTTTAGAGAAGATTTGTACCATCGTTTAAATGAATTCTCTATAAAAGTCCCTAATTTAAAAGATAGAAAAGACGATTTAATCTTATATGCAGATTTCTTTTTAAACAAGGCAAACAAACAGTTGAATAAATCTGTAATTGGTTTTTCTAAAAAAGTATTAACTATTTTTCAGAATTATCAGTGGCCTGGTAACTTAAGAGAATTGTCTAATGTGATTAAAAGAGCTACTTTATTAACAAAAACAGAAGTTATTGATGTAGATGTTTTACCAAGTGAATTAACTAAAGTAAAAGAAAACACCGTTTCATCAAATAAATTTTCTACAAAAGAAAATGAAAAAGTACTTATTATTAGTGCGCTAGAAGAAGCAGGAAATAATAAGACTCAAGCAGCAAAATTATTAAATGTTACTAGAAAAACACTTTATAATAAAATGAAAGAGTATGACCTTAATTAA
- the apaG gene encoding Co2+/Mg2+ efflux protein ApaG, whose amino-acid sequence MINQITKGIKISVDTKYKGTNYRNNRLHHIFGYIITIENKSTETVKLTDRFWTIFDTLNNTEIVSGEGVVGQTPTLKPNDIYKYGSGCFLESNIGAMKGFYTMINLETFEQFKVIIPTFQLTTQSTLN is encoded by the coding sequence ATGATAAACCAAATTACAAAAGGCATAAAAATTTCTGTTGATACTAAATACAAAGGCACAAATTATAGAAACAACAGACTGCACCACATTTTTGGGTATATAATTACTATTGAAAATAAATCTACCGAAACTGTAAAACTAACAGATCGATTTTGGACAATTTTTGATACACTTAATAACACAGAAATTGTAAGTGGAGAAGGTGTTGTAGGACAAACACCAACTTTAAAACCAAACGACATATATAAGTATGGTTCTGGTTGTTTCTTAGAATCCAACATTGGGGCTATGAAAGGGTTTTATACCATGATAAACCTAGAAACTTTTGAACAATTTAAAGTAATTATACCAACCTTTCAACTCACCACCCAATCAACATTAAACTAA
- a CDS encoding ATP-binding protein: protein MKSLKKNITFKVIIGYIILGLLATIAGFLVLSELKTFTQLQKQDISDRNVIVRTGTLIAHIYKNESIARAALQLNSPTKFNEYLEENKKLVSKIDSLSLIVTNNSQEFILDSIKLIIDKKLKNIIDLKDLNTNYDSNKPITEAINKLGSIDSLLLKITINDFIKNPLYFDNGTSSKLENFALALNQYVPKDSINNIEQKQIDSLVSISRKMLKEAQNKNNSQRFYLRKKQNELINNDLTISRKLQELLENLEKDILFYTTNMDKQREATLNQSRKIILFAAGISFIIIIIFSIIILSDFWKTQRYRLQLEKANSTTQSLLKSREQLISMVSHDLRTPLSTISGFSELLQKSTENTKDKNYLDHIRSASTYMGQLVNDLLEFSKLENGHIAIESIPFNLENYINEIILNSKNIIQDKPVRFVVKQDDSINSLIISDPFRIKQILYNLIVNACKFTNEGTITIQSSIKQQDHKSTLEILIIDTGIGISKDKKATIFNAFNQAENASDNNLKGFGLGLTISKKLVELLGGKLTLDSKLNIGSTFTLKIPVKLSDKPIIKTKEIKKTTTAFNLTAVVVEDDASVRLLLNDFLKQFNIEVYTFENAQNAINAIDEISYDFVITDIQLPKMNGIHFMEILKNHKLYKNQPIIAMTGRANISREEYLKIGFAEVLIKPFNSNQLQDVLHRFFKSSSIPIKTKVVESTEKATVGFSIKSLQSFLGNDIASIKNTLQIFLEDTKKNSLTLIKAKEEADIKTLNEISHKMLSMFKQLEVKVVIPYLEVFETTTTIDKTKFIDFEKQLNNFIKTLEEYLN, encoded by the coding sequence ATGAAATCATTAAAAAAGAATATTACTTTTAAAGTTATAATAGGCTACATCATACTTGGTCTTTTAGCAACTATTGCTGGTTTTTTAGTGCTTTCTGAACTAAAAACATTTACACAATTACAAAAACAAGATATCTCCGACAGAAACGTAATTGTTAGAACAGGAACTTTAATAGCTCACATATACAAAAATGAAAGTATCGCTAGAGCTGCACTACAGTTAAATTCTCCAACAAAATTTAATGAATACTTAGAAGAAAATAAAAAATTAGTATCAAAAATTGACTCACTGAGCCTTATTGTTACTAACAATTCTCAAGAGTTTATTTTAGATAGTATAAAATTAATTATTGATAAAAAATTGAAAAACATTATAGATTTAAAAGATCTAAATACCAACTATGATTCTAACAAACCTATAACTGAAGCCATAAATAAATTAGGTTCTATAGATTCTTTACTTTTAAAAATTACCATAAATGATTTTATTAAAAATCCTTTATATTTTGATAACGGAACGAGTTCTAAATTAGAAAATTTTGCACTGGCTCTAAACCAATATGTACCAAAAGATTCTATTAATAATATTGAACAAAAGCAAATAGATTCGTTAGTTTCTATTTCTAGAAAAATGCTAAAAGAGGCTCAAAACAAAAACAATAGCCAGCGTTTTTATCTAAGAAAAAAACAAAATGAACTTATAAATAATGATTTAACAATTTCTAGAAAGCTACAAGAGTTGTTAGAAAACCTTGAAAAAGACATCCTTTTCTATACTACTAATATGGATAAGCAACGAGAAGCAACATTAAACCAGAGTAGAAAAATTATCTTATTTGCTGCCGGCATTAGTTTTATCATCATTATTATTTTTTCTATAATTATTTTAAGTGATTTCTGGAAAACCCAGCGCTATCGTTTACAATTAGAAAAGGCGAATAGCACCACACAGTCACTTTTAAAAAGTAGAGAGCAGTTAATTTCTATGGTAAGCCATGATTTAAGAACTCCGCTAAGTACTATTTCTGGTTTTAGTGAATTACTTCAAAAATCGACAGAGAACACAAAAGACAAAAATTATTTAGACCATATACGAAGCGCATCAACATATATGGGGCAGTTAGTAAATGATCTTTTAGAATTCTCTAAACTAGAAAATGGCCATATCGCTATAGAATCTATTCCTTTTAACCTAGAGAATTATATTAATGAGATTATTCTAAATTCGAAAAACATCATTCAAGACAAACCCGTACGCTTTGTGGTAAAACAAGACGATTCTATTAACAGTCTTATTATTAGTGATCCATTTCGAATTAAGCAGATTTTATATAATTTAATTGTAAATGCATGTAAATTTACAAACGAAGGCACCATTACTATTCAAAGTTCTATAAAGCAACAAGATCATAAGAGCACCTTAGAAATTTTAATTATAGATACTGGAATCGGGATTAGTAAAGACAAAAAAGCAACTATTTTTAATGCCTTTAATCAGGCAGAAAATGCAAGCGACAACAATTTAAAAGGTTTTGGTTTGGGGTTAACCATCTCTAAAAAACTAGTTGAACTTTTAGGCGGAAAACTAACCCTAGATAGCAAACTAAATATAGGAAGTACTTTTACCTTAAAAATACCGGTAAAATTGTCTGACAAACCAATTATAAAAACTAAAGAAATTAAAAAGACAACTACCGCTTTTAACTTAACCGCTGTTGTTGTAGAAGATGATGCTTCTGTCCGCCTACTTTTAAATGATTTTTTAAAACAATTTAATATTGAAGTATACACATTTGAGAATGCACAAAATGCGATTAATGCTATAGATGAAATTTCATATGATTTTGTAATCACAGATATTCAACTTCCAAAGATGAATGGAATTCATTTTATGGAAATCCTTAAAAATCATAAACTTTATAAAAATCAACCGATTATTGCCATGACCGGACGTGCAAATATTTCTAGAGAGGAGTATTTAAAAATTGGCTTTGCAGAAGTGTTGATAAAACCATTTAACTCCAACCAGCTTCAAGATGTTTTACATCGTTTTTTTAAGTCGAGTAGTATACCAATTAAAACCAAAGTAGTAGAAAGTACAGAAAAAGCAACTGTAGGTTTTAGTATCAAATCTTTACAATCTTTTTTAGGTAATGATATTGCTTCCATAAAAAACACCTTACAAATTTTTTTAGAAGACACTAAAAAGAATAGCTTAACACTAATAAAAGCCAAAGAAGAGGCTGATATTAAGACGCTAAATGAAATAAGCCACAAGATGCTTAGTATGTTTAAACAGCTAGAGGTAAAAGTCGTAATTCCTTATTTAGAAGTATTTGAAACTACAACAACTATTGATAAAACCAAATTTATTGATTTTGAGAAACAGTTAAATAATTTTATAAAAACTTTAGAAGAGTACCTTAATTAA